TAAGACGCTGCCAATCCGATATAAGTTGCAGCACCTCCAATTATTTTATCGGTTTTACCGAAAGGAGTTTCAATTGCATCAAAAGCAATTGTTCCAACAATAAGTAAACTCATAAATATCTATATTTTTTGCAAAGATATTGTTTATTTGATTTTTTACAATTACTTTTGCAATCCGAATTTTAAATTTTTTATAAACAAAAATTCCTCCCTAGCTCAGTTGGTTAGAGCATCTGACTGTTAATCAGAGGGTCGCTGGTTCAAGTCCAGCGGGGGGAGCAAATCCTGCGAAAGCGGGATTTTTTATTATGTTAAACCTAACAGGTTTTAAAAACTTGTTAGGTGGGAGTACTTTTAAAAATAACCTCTCTTATTTCTTAATTTTGTGCAATTATGGAATAAAACGCAAAAAATTTGTTTATTGTAATAAGTTAAAACGATTTATTCCCAAACAATTTGCAAAACAAGTATTTTTTTTAACTTTGCACGCTTAAAAAATTATAAAAAAATGGAAAATAAAAAAATTTTAAAAAGCGGTGAATTTCTTGTAGAAGAAACGGAAGCAAAAAATGTTTTCATACCCGAAGAATTTAATGAAGAGCAAAAAATGATTGCTCAAACATGTCAGGATTTTCTAGAAACTGAAATATATCCCAAGCTTAATGAAATTGACGCCGGCAAACATGAAATTATGGTTGCTGCATTAAAAAAAGCAGGAGAACTTGGTTTATTGGGAATAGCGCTTCCTGAAGAATACAATGGCTTCGGGCAAAACTTTGTAACGCAAATGTTGGCAGCTGAAACCATAGGAGCAGGATATTCTTTTTCTGTTGCTTTCATGGCGCACAGTGGAATAGGAACTTTGCCGATTGCATATTACGGAAACGACGAACAGAGAAAAAAATATGTTTCAAAACTTGCTACCGGTGAATTTATCGGAGCATATTGCCTCACAGAACCTAATGCGGGCAGCGATGCCAATTCGGGAAAAACACAGGCAAAACTTTCCGAAGACGGAAAAAATTACATTATCAACGGACAAAAAATGTGGATAACGAATGCTGGATTTGCCGATGTGCATACAGTATTTGCAAAAATCGACAACGACCGATGTTTGAGTGCTTTTATTGTTGAAAAAAATTATCCGGGTGTTGTTATTAATGTTGACGAAAAGAAAATGGGTATTAAAGGTTCTTCTACTGCTCAGATTTTTTATAATGATGTAAAAGTACCTGTTGAAAATCTTATAGGCACGAGAGGTGAAGGATTTAGAGTTGCCTTAACCATTTTACACATGGGACGCATTAAGCTGGGTGCTAATGTTCTTGGCGCAGCTAAAAAAGCCATCAATGATTCGGTCAGATATTCTAATGAAAGAAAGCAATTCGGAGTTTTAATATCAACATTTGGCGCAATCAAGCACAAACTTGCGGAACAGGTTGTAAAAACTTTTGCAATTGAATCGGCGGTTTATAGAGTAAGTAAAAATATTGACGATTTAATAGAACAAAATAAAAAAAGCGGAATGGACAAAGGAAGAGTTTCTATTGAAGCAATAAGTAATTATGCAGTTGAAGCGGCAATTTTAAAAGTATACGCATCGGAAGTGCTTGATTTTGTCGTTGATGAAGCGGTTCAAATACACGGAGGTATGGGTTATTCGGCAGAAATGGCAGTGGAAAAGGGTTATCGCGATTCGAGAATCAACCGTATTTTTGAAGGCACAAATGAAATAAACCGACTTCTTGTTTCAGATACGGCAATGAAAAAAGCAATGAAAGGTGAATTTGATTTATTTGGAGTTGCCGAAAAATTATCATCAAATCTTTCTGATATTGCTGAAAAGAAAAATAATAATGAAAATTATTTTGTCGAAAAGAAAAGATATATAAGAAATTTTAAAAAAGTTGCATTATTAGCAATCAATGCAGCAACAAAAAAATTCGATAAAAAACTTATAAGCGAACAGGAAGTACTAAATAATATTTCAGATATAATGATGGAAGTTTATGTAGCTGAATCTACATTGCTGAGGGTTGAAAAACTTGAAACGTTAAAAGGAAATGATGAAATAAAAACTTATAAAGATATTCTTGATGTATTAGTTTTTGATGCTGCTGAAAAAGTAAGAAAATCTGCTGTTGACGCATTCTCATCAATAGAAGATAATGCTGATAAATTAATAAGAGCAGCAAACAATTTAACCGAAGTATCAACAGTTAATATTAAAAATGCACGTAGAAGAATTGCCGATAAATTAATTGAAGAAAATAAATATAAATTCTAACTTAAAACAAATGAAAAACACCAATAAATTATTTTTTGCAACAATCGTTTTGACTTGTATATTTTATAGTTGCGGCAAATCAAAACAAGAAGCAAAATTCAGTAATGACATGGAACAGGAAAAGTACTGGATAAACTTGCAAACCATAACAAAAGGCGATGCACATTCTGGTAAATATATTTGCAAAATGGATAGTACAAAAGAATATAGTTTCGGATTTGGCAGTAAAATTGAAGATTTTACAACTAAAATTCCGAAAAAAGTTAAGGTTAATTTTTTCAGTTATGCAAAAAATTCATGTGAAGGAACGGGGCTTGTAATTCAGATTGATTCAGCAGCAGGCAAAAATATTTTCTGGATTTCAGGAAATATTTCAGGAAAACTTAGCAAAATGAATG
The sequence above is a segment of the Bacteroidales bacterium genome. Coding sequences within it:
- a CDS encoding acyl-CoA dehydrogenase family protein, whose amino-acid sequence is MENKKILKSGEFLVEETEAKNVFIPEEFNEEQKMIAQTCQDFLETEIYPKLNEIDAGKHEIMVAALKKAGELGLLGIALPEEYNGFGQNFVTQMLAAETIGAGYSFSVAFMAHSGIGTLPIAYYGNDEQRKKYVSKLATGEFIGAYCLTEPNAGSDANSGKTQAKLSEDGKNYIINGQKMWITNAGFADVHTVFAKIDNDRCLSAFIVEKNYPGVVINVDEKKMGIKGSSTAQIFYNDVKVPVENLIGTRGEGFRVALTILHMGRIKLGANVLGAAKKAINDSVRYSNERKQFGVLISTFGAIKHKLAEQVVKTFAIESAVYRVSKNIDDLIEQNKKSGMDKGRVSIEAISNYAVEAAILKVYASEVLDFVVDEAVQIHGGMGYSAEMAVEKGYRDSRINRIFEGTNEINRLLVSDTAMKKAMKGEFDLFGVAEKLSSNLSDIAEKKNNNENYFVEKKRYIRNFKKVALLAINAATKKFDKKLISEQEVLNNISDIMMEVYVAESTLLRVEKLETLKGNDEIKTYKDILDVLVFDAAEKVRKSAVDAFSSIEDNADKLIRAANNLTEVSTVNIKNARRRIADKLIEENKYKF